A single genomic interval of Hydractinia symbiolongicarpus strain clone_291-10 chromosome 8, HSymV2.1, whole genome shotgun sequence harbors:
- the LOC130654038 gene encoding ORC ubiquitin ligase 1-like isoform X1, whose protein sequence is MERVQASTETRYHNGTSIHLTLSISCQICLGKVKDPAICSNHHVFCSSCLDRWLENSAYCPACRVPINEENPYKKILGSFDDESNQDLMNDPLVKSQMRRTRLKMMFEEFQHEIEYLEQTIKSYSAENVKLKEENEELRLQLDERDIQSRLKLHDSIKNNNTSSKTEENNVGDIRTILKLSNKLQEMISANESMSHVNAALRKDIKILEKERESCFKDIEKLKEENKFSQSPQKYNKYAMVALQTKVDNYEREVQQWKKALKRADDYIEELTLQLEMHKNKRLVSNDDSSGASVLDNESCGSVNKTGRVSSSPTRSCTPVIMRSTSGISASETLINISSKKNTDSNDQSNKNISDDVIKQQDSPAFTDKSSSNNISHPDPLMSRTKEKTSEKVLTEPHLFPACAKLLELTKARQNMSPPGRESYSRNLFGYNRDELKVFYPKSSSCSPRVTMSSPSHASPFQRDQGQDGKLLKRNLEGEDITVVIPSNEDPWLHADYRRTGSPRNPSYPAHLTSQSMEMIYKERIEYTEMEGAGKPTIDHRQYYPRQVSPAPRKKIKTEDF, encoded by the exons GTTAAAGATCCTGCCATTTGTTCAAATCACCATGTTTTTTGTTCATCCTGTCTCGATAGGTGGCTAGAAAATAGTGCCTATTGCCCTGCATGTCGCGTACCAATTAATGAAGAAAACCCATATAAGAAAATTTTAG GTAGTTTTGATGACGAGTCAAACCAGGACTTAATGAATGATCCGTTGGTCAAGTCGCAGATGAGACGAACCAGATTGAAGATGATGTTTGAAGAATTCCAA CATGAAATCGAGTATTTAGAGCAGACAATCAAAAGTTATTCAGCAGAGAATGTCAAATTgaaagaagaaaatgaagaattacGTTTACAACTTGATGAACGAGACATACAAAGTCGATTAAAACTGCATGactcaataaaaaataataatacttcTTCTAAAACCGAAGAAAATAATGTAGGCGATATTAGAACCATTCTGAAACTGTCGAATAAATTGCAAGAAATGATCAGTGCGAATGAAAGCATGTCACACGTCAATGCTGCGTTGAGAAAG GATATCAAAATACTTGAGAAAGAAAGAGAGTCATGTTTTAAGGATATTGAAAagttaaaagaagaaaacaaattcTCACAGTCTCCGCAAAA GTATAATAAATATGCAATGGTGGCACTTCAGACCAAAGTGGATAATTATGAACGGGAAGTGCAGCAGTggaaaaaagctttaaaaagggCGGATGACTACATTGAGGAGTTAACATTACAATTggaaatgcataaaaataaaaggTTAGTTTCAAATGACGACTCTTCTGGAGCCAGTGTTTTGGATAATGAGTCATGCGGAAGTGTGAACAAAACCGGTCGTGTATCTTCTTCTCCGACACGATCGTGTACTCCTGTTATAATGCGCAGTACAAGTGGAATTAGCGCAAGCGAAAcattaataaatatttcttcTAAGAAGAATACTGATTCAAACGACCAGAGTAATAAAAACATATCAGATGACGTTATAAAGCAACAAGATAGCCCAGCATTTACCGATAAATCCTCTTCTAATAATATAAGCCATCCTGATCCTCTTATGAGCAGAACGAAAGAAAAGACTTCAGAAAAGGTTCTAACAGAACCACACCTTTTTCCAGCATGTGCAAAGCTGTTAGAATTGACAAAAGCGCGTCAAAACATGTCTCCTCCTGGTCGTGAGAGTTATTCCCGCAATTTATTTGGTTACAACCGCGATGAGCTGAAGGTTTTTTATCCAAAGTCGTCTAGTTGCTCTCCTCGTGTGACTATGTCCAGTCCAAGTCACGCAAGTCCATTTCAACGAGATCAAGGTCAAGATGgtaaattattgaaaagaaaTTTGGAAGGTGAGGATATAACCGTTGTTATTCCATCAAATGAAGATCCGTGGTTACACGCTGATTATCGCCGTACAGGAAGTCCAAGGAATCCTTCTTATCCTGCTCATTTAACAAGCCAATCCATGGAAATGATATACAAAGAACGTATCGAATACACAGAAATGGAGGGTGCAGGTAAGCCTACGATTGATCACCGCCAGTATTACCCTCGTCAAGTGAGTCCTGCaccaagaaagaaaataaaaacagaagacTTTTAA
- the LOC130654038 gene encoding ORC ubiquitin ligase 1-like isoform X2: MSNLFGKGSFDDESNQDLMNDPLVKSQMRRTRLKMMFEEFQHEIEYLEQTIKSYSAENVKLKEENEELRLQLDERDIQSRLKLHDSIKNNNTSSKTEENNVGDIRTILKLSNKLQEMISANESMSHVNAALRKDIKILEKERESCFKDIEKLKEENKFSQSPQKYNKYAMVALQTKVDNYEREVQQWKKALKRADDYIEELTLQLEMHKNKRLVSNDDSSGASVLDNESCGSVNKTGRVSSSPTRSCTPVIMRSTSGISASETLINISSKKNTDSNDQSNKNISDDVIKQQDSPAFTDKSSSNNISHPDPLMSRTKEKTSEKVLTEPHLFPACAKLLELTKARQNMSPPGRESYSRNLFGYNRDELKVFYPKSSSCSPRVTMSSPSHASPFQRDQGQDGKLLKRNLEGEDITVVIPSNEDPWLHADYRRTGSPRNPSYPAHLTSQSMEMIYKERIEYTEMEGAGKPTIDHRQYYPRQVSPAPRKKIKTEDF; encoded by the exons GTAGTTTTGATGACGAGTCAAACCAGGACTTAATGAATGATCCGTTGGTCAAGTCGCAGATGAGACGAACCAGATTGAAGATGATGTTTGAAGAATTCCAA CATGAAATCGAGTATTTAGAGCAGACAATCAAAAGTTATTCAGCAGAGAATGTCAAATTgaaagaagaaaatgaagaattacGTTTACAACTTGATGAACGAGACATACAAAGTCGATTAAAACTGCATGactcaataaaaaataataatacttcTTCTAAAACCGAAGAAAATAATGTAGGCGATATTAGAACCATTCTGAAACTGTCGAATAAATTGCAAGAAATGATCAGTGCGAATGAAAGCATGTCACACGTCAATGCTGCGTTGAGAAAG GATATCAAAATACTTGAGAAAGAAAGAGAGTCATGTTTTAAGGATATTGAAAagttaaaagaagaaaacaaattcTCACAGTCTCCGCAAAA GTATAATAAATATGCAATGGTGGCACTTCAGACCAAAGTGGATAATTATGAACGGGAAGTGCAGCAGTggaaaaaagctttaaaaagggCGGATGACTACATTGAGGAGTTAACATTACAATTggaaatgcataaaaataaaaggTTAGTTTCAAATGACGACTCTTCTGGAGCCAGTGTTTTGGATAATGAGTCATGCGGAAGTGTGAACAAAACCGGTCGTGTATCTTCTTCTCCGACACGATCGTGTACTCCTGTTATAATGCGCAGTACAAGTGGAATTAGCGCAAGCGAAAcattaataaatatttcttcTAAGAAGAATACTGATTCAAACGACCAGAGTAATAAAAACATATCAGATGACGTTATAAAGCAACAAGATAGCCCAGCATTTACCGATAAATCCTCTTCTAATAATATAAGCCATCCTGATCCTCTTATGAGCAGAACGAAAGAAAAGACTTCAGAAAAGGTTCTAACAGAACCACACCTTTTTCCAGCATGTGCAAAGCTGTTAGAATTGACAAAAGCGCGTCAAAACATGTCTCCTCCTGGTCGTGAGAGTTATTCCCGCAATTTATTTGGTTACAACCGCGATGAGCTGAAGGTTTTTTATCCAAAGTCGTCTAGTTGCTCTCCTCGTGTGACTATGTCCAGTCCAAGTCACGCAAGTCCATTTCAACGAGATCAAGGTCAAGATGgtaaattattgaaaagaaaTTTGGAAGGTGAGGATATAACCGTTGTTATTCCATCAAATGAAGATCCGTGGTTACACGCTGATTATCGCCGTACAGGAAGTCCAAGGAATCCTTCTTATCCTGCTCATTTAACAAGCCAATCCATGGAAATGATATACAAAGAACGTATCGAATACACAGAAATGGAGGGTGCAGGTAAGCCTACGATTGATCACCGCCAGTATTACCCTCGTCAAGTGAGTCCTGCaccaagaaagaaaataaaaacagaagacTTTTAA